Below is a window of Stygiolobus azoricus DNA.
GCAATGCGGTACTTGTACTTCAGGTTGTACTATGAGAGAATACGATCCTAACTACGGTCCGCGAAAATTCATAGACCTCGCTAGAAAAGGTGATAAACAAGCATTGATAGAACTACAGAACAGTATATGGAGATGTGTGTCTTGTCAGAAGTGTACCCACAGATGTCCTAAAGGTGTTCTAGTTGAGGAAGTAGTTCATGCAATCCATAATTATTTGCTAAAGCACGGGCTAGTTAAGAAGGATCCTGGTACAATATTCGACGAGTTATTCCTTGAGACAGTTATGAATAATGGAGGAAGAATATCGGAATTAACTCTCGGAGCAGCATCAGCTAAGGCTGGATTCGTATCATTGGGAATAAAAGATCTTATAATGATGAGTGGAGCTATGTTGAGGTCTGGTCTGTTTAAGGAGTTAATGAAACCAAGTAAAGTTAAGAACTGGGATAGGGTAAAGAAAGTATTAGAGGAAGCAATGAAGGAGGAGGTGAGAGCAGAATGACCATGAGACTAAATAATCCTTACGGTAAAGTAGCATTCTACCCAGGCTGTTCACTAGACGGAATGGGTAA
It encodes the following:
- a CDS encoding 4Fe-4S dicluster domain-containing protein; this translates as MPIPELEKSIIKGVIQKDKVIVDGVEIDGTWNAFLVERTQTGYDPSVWDEIANTLEGYTISACWQCGTCTSGCTMREYDPNYGPRKFIDLARKGDKQALIELQNSIWRCVSCQKCTHRCPKGVLVEEVVHAIHNYLLKHGLVKKDPGTIFDELFLETVMNNGGRISELTLGAASAKAGFVSLGIKDLIMMSGAMLRSGLFKELMKPSKVKNWDRVKKVLEEAMKEEVRAE